A DNA window from Camelina sativa cultivar DH55 chromosome 13, Cs, whole genome shotgun sequence contains the following coding sequences:
- the LOC104735311 gene encoding exocyst complex component EXO70B1-like: protein MDKTESSETHVHKSEDHDHKKHSDESEQKLHSSTPESETTEASLVQVMEAVDVFIQELSSEKNDPLQEIPPAVEPFPETVDSLVSKMESSGLGRDETEDSVFIDAVNRISKSVMRLRELKLDSTPVSSWLNRASSVQHRAVSLLDEEFRHLLDRSREDKKKNRNNNDGNSSDHNHSSANESDRCALPDNDKEEEEEESFPDFSPESISTLKKIYGAMIFAGYESECCMSYEMSRRHAFKEELSEVGFEGINVEDVQRIAWESLEGEIASWISIVRRCSTLLFPGELSLCNTVFSDASIRKRLFTGLISAVTIRFLDFSGAVVLTKRSSEKLFKFLDMYETLRDLIPAVEQSDSDLIQEIKLAQTRLGEAAVTIFGELEKSIKSDNGRTPVPSGAVHPLTRYTMNYLKYACEYKETLDQVFQHYESNQTDTIPEPETKPKQQQREDDEEYKTSAYARQMIRVMELLDANLDIKSKLYRDPSLRYIFLMNNGRYILQKIKGSTEIRDLMGQSWTRKRSTELRQYHKSYQRETWGKVLQCMNQEGLQVNGKVSKPVLKERFKIFNAMFDEIHKTQSTWIVSDEQMQSELRVSISALVIPAYRSFFGRYKQHLDSGKQTDKYVKYQPEDIESFIDDLFDGNHPTSLARKRN from the coding sequence ATGGACAAAACGGAATCATCGGAAACACATGTTCACAAATCCGAAGATCACGATCACAAAAAACATTCCGATGAATCGGAACAAAAACTTCATTCATCGACGCCGGAATCGGAAACCACCGAGGCGAGCCTTGTTCAGGTGATGGAAGCCGTCGACGTATTCATCCAAGAACTTTCTTCCGAGAAGAATGATCCTTTACAGGAGATTCCACCGGCGGTGGAGCCGTTCCCGGAGACGGTGGATTCATTGGTGTCGAAGATGGAATCTTCCGGGCTTGGACGAGACGAAACAGAGGACTCTGTATTCATCGACGCCGTTAACCGGATTTCAAAATCGGTTATGAGATTGAGAGAGCTTAAATTAGATTCAACTCCGGTTTCTTCTTGGTTAAACCGGGCGAGTTCGGTTCAGCACCGTGCTGTCTCTCTTCTCGACGAAGAGTTCCGTCATCTTCTTGATCGTTCcagagaagataagaagaagaacagaaacAACAACGATGGGAACAGCTCCGATCATAACCATTCTTCGGCAAACGAATCCGACCGATGCGCTTTACCGGACAATgataaggaggaggaggaggaagaaagcTTCCCGGATTTTTCACCGGAATCGATCTCGACGTTGAAGAAGATCTACGGGGCGATGATCTTCGCCGGTTACGAATCAGAGTGTTGTATGTCTTACGAAATGTCGAGACGGCACGCGTTCAAGGAGGAGCTGAGCGAGGTTGGATTCGAAGGGATCAACGTTGAAGACGTTCAGAGAATAGCTTGGGAGTCTCTTGAAGGTGAGATCGCTTCTTGGATCTCAATCGTTCGCCGTTGCTCCACGTTGCTTTTCCCCGGCGAGCTTTCTCTCTGCAACACCGTCTTCTCCGATGCCTCTATCCGTAAACGCCTCTTCACCGGTTTGATCTCCGCTGTTACAATCCGGTTCCTAGATTTCTCCGGTGCCGTGGTTCTTACGAAACGCTCGTCGGAGAAGCTTTTCAAGTTCCTAGACATGTACGAGACGCTCCGTGACTTGATCCCAGCGGTGGAACAATCTGATTCGGATCTGATCCAAGAGATCAAACTGGCTCAGACGAGGCTAGGTGAAGCAGCAGTGACTATATTCGGAGAGCTTGAGAAGTCGATCAAGAGCGATAACGGAAGAACACCTGTTCCGAGCGGTGCGGTTCATCCATTAACACGTTACACCATGAACTACCTCAAATACGCATGTGAGTACAAGGAGACACTAGACCAAGTGTTCCAACACTACGAATCGAATCAAACAGATACCATACCTGAACCagagacaaaaccaaaacaacagcaacgagaagacgatgaagagtaCAAAACGTCAGCTTACGCTAGACAAATGATAAGGGTTATGGAGTTGCTTGACGCTAATCTAGACATCAAATCGAAACTGTACAGAGACCCGTCACTGCGATATATATTCTTGATGAACAATGGGAGATACATTCTGCAGAAGATTAAAGGTTCGACAGAGATAAGGGATTTGATGGGACAGTCATGGACAAGGAAAAGATCGACAGAGTTGAGACAGTATCATAAGAGCTACCAGAGAGAAACTTGGGGCAAAGTGTTGCAGTGTATGAATCAAGAAGGGTTACAGGTAAACGGGAAAGTGTCGAAGCCggttttgaaagaaaggttCAAGATTTTCAATGCTATGTTCGACGAGATTCACAAGACGCAGAGCACTTGGATTGTGAGTGATGAGCAGATGCAATCTGAG
- the LOC104735312 gene encoding sister chromatid cohesion 1 protein 2 codes for MLRLFNFLIDDIVQAFGSIGSSIRNFSLIHWLWIDSKKVDFLFDDCNKALIDVKEFVAKEKNREKTAVSLPASTACFSIVLPTSTFDMDDDLMFTFHETFFANQNETKHESFAHDMDMGAENVRDTTEEASVRVTEAEPLDDSRDHENASRQRWDPESYDINVEPQMSEDIRKAQEEHTVRETICTIVWGLVDPHGISGDNFSSVFILSICDCLL; via the exons ATGCTCCGGTTATTCAATTTTCTGATCGATGACATTGTCCAAGCGTTTGGCTCTATTGGGAGCTCAATCCGCAATTTCTCGTTGATACATTGGCTCTG GATAGATTCCAAGAAGGTGGACTTTTTGTTCGATGATTGCAACAAAGCTTTGATCGATGTAAAAGAGTTTGTGGCTAAggagaagaacagagaaaagacAGCTGTGTCATTGCCTGCATCTACTGCATGTTTTTCCATTGTTTTGCCTACATCTACC TTTGACATGGATGATGACCTCATGTTTACATTTCATGAAACTTTCTTTGCCAATCAGAATGAAACCAAGCA TGAGAGTTTCGCTCATGATATGGACATGGGCGCAGAAAATGTCAGAGATACTACTGAAGAAGCATCAGTCAGAGTCACAGAAGCGGAACCACTGGATGATTCTAGAGATCATGAGAATGCATCTAGGCAAAGATGGGATCCAGAATCATATGATATTAATGTGGAACCGCAAATGTCTGAAGATATAAGAAAAGCTCAAGAAGAACATACAGTTAGAGAAACCATATGTACCATTGTGTGGGGACTAGTGGATCCTCATGGAATCTCAGGCGATAATTTTTCATCTGTTTTCATTCTCTCTATTTGTGATTgtttattgtaa